TATTTTGGGTGAGTATCTTGGTCGTGTATTTGAAGAAGTAAAGCAACGTCCGAGATATATTATTCGTGAGATCCTTAATAATCGTCAAGTACAAAGTAAATAATAGATATAATTTATAAAGAATATAATATGAAAGTCCCCTATGCAAAATCGGTACATGGCAAACCAGAAATAGACGCGGTAGTATGTGTATTAAAAGGCAACACTGCTCTTGGCGCGTATACGCATGCATTTGAAGACAAGATCGCAAAACTTTTCGGGAAAAAGTACGGCATTATGGTAAATTCCGGCTCATCCGCGAATTTATTGGCGGTAGAGTTTATGGATTTACCGAAAGGTTCCGAGGTAATAACGCCGCTTCTCACGTTTGCTACCGTGGTAGCACCCCTCGTACAAAAGGGGCTCATTCCCGTATTCGTAGATGTGGAGCCGGGCACCTATCTTATTAATATCGACCAGGTAGAGCGCGCTATTACTAAAAAGACGCGCGCGTTGTTCATCCCGTCTCTTCTTGGCAATGTGCCGGATCTCCATCGTCTTCGCCGCATTGCGAATAAACATAATTTGATATTAGTGGAAGATTCATGTGATACGCTTGGCGCCACGCTCGGAAAAAAACCTACCGGCATTCATTCGCATATCACCACCACGAGTTTTTACGGATCACATATTATTAACGGTGCGGGCGGAGGCGGAATGGTTATGGTAAACGATCGTGTGTGGCGGGATCGGGCAATTGTTTTTCGCGGGTGGGGACGCAGTTCGTCTCTTTTTGGAGAAAAAAAGGAATCAGAAGATATAAGAAAACGGTTTAATGTATCGTTGGGAAATATAACATATGACACTAAGTTTATATTTGGTGAAATGGGCTATAATTTCCTTCCTTTAGAAGTAAGTGCCGCTTTTGCGCTTGAACAATTAAAACGTTTGAAAGATTTCTCCCGCTTACGTAATGATCACTATGCGCGCCTCCGAAAATTCTTTACCGGATACGAGCACTGTTTTACTTTGCCGGAAACGACTCCGGATGTGCGTACAAATTGGTTGGCGTTCCCCCTTACCATAAAAAAAGGCACCCCGTTCACTCGGCGTGATATTACAACTCACCTAGAGAAAAACGGCATACAGACACGCCCAATATTTACCGGTAATATTTTGATGCATCCGGGGTTTAAGAACATACCCCACAAAAAAGCTGAAAAGGCATATCCCGTTACGGAGCATATTATGAAGAATGCATTTTTAGTGGGATGTCATCAGGGACTTACCGATAAGGAGCTTGCATATATGGAAAAAACATTTCAAGCGTTTTTAAGGAGATATGAGTGAAAAAATCGATAAGAAAATTTCGGTAGTGATTCCTTGTTATAATGAAGAATCAAATCTTCCTGAACTTTATACGCGGGTGACGGAAGTTCTTGCTTCTCTTGCTGTACAGTATGAGATCATTTTTACCGATAATAAAAGCACTGATACTACGCGAAAGCTTTTGCGTGATTTAGCGGAGAGAGATAAGCATGTAAAGGTGCTTTTTTTTGCGCGTAATTTTGGAAACTCCCAATATGGATATTCCGCCGGTAGCGCATATGCAACGGGAGACGTTGTTATTTGGATGGAGGCTGATCTTCAGGACCCACCGGAAGTAATCAGAGAATTTATAAAGAAATGGCAAGAAGGGTTTCAGATTGTCTATGGCGTGCGGTCACAAACAGAAGGTTCATTTTTTTCACAATTATTACGACATGCATTTTATAAAGTTTTTAAAAAATTGTCATATCTTGATATTCCCGTAGACGCAGGGGATTTTTCGCTACTGGACCGCAAGGTTATAGATATATTTAATACCATGCCGGAGCGCTCGCGACTTGTGCGCGGTATGCGTGCATGGATTGGGTTTCAGTGTGCGGGTGTTGCATATAAGCGTAAAAAACGTGCGGGGGGAATGACGTCAAATCCGAATTTTATAAAAAACCTTTGGTGGGCAAAAAAATTGATATTTTCTTTTTCCGAAACGCCGCTCACTTTTATAACAAACATTACTCTCTGGCTTGTTATAATGATACCTTTTTTCATTATCTTTATGGTTTTGCTAGTATATATTGAAATTATTTCTTGGATTATGGCATTTGCGTTCATTGTAATTATGGTTATTTTGACACTACAAACTATCGCATTATCATTTTTAGGTGAATCAATGAATATTATGTTTGAAGAAGTAAAACAACGACCACTATATGTTATTGAAGAGAAAATAAACTTTTGATTAATCATGCCTCATGTAATTTTACGAAGATCTTACTTATTTTATGGAAGAGGAATAATTATTTATTTCTTGTGAATATTTCGAATGTATTCATTTGCGAATATGAGTAGAAATATGCTACCTTTTCAGTGAAAAAACAATAAAAATTAAGCAATAATATAACAAGAGTCATTAAAAACATGAGCTCGAAAAGAGTAAAATGTGGTATCATTGGAACAGGTAATATCGGTATGGATCTGTTGTTTAAGGTGCAACGATCAGAGTTTTTGGAGTGTAGTATTTTTGTAGGGCGCAATATGGAATCGAAAGGAATTCGAAAAGCGGAAGAAATGGGTATTAGAACTTCCACTGATTCTATTCGGGCAATTCTTAATGAGCCGGATATTTGCGAAGTAGTTTTCGATGCAACTTCAGCAAGAGATCATATGGTGCATGCGCCACTCCTTTCAAAACTGAGTATGTTTGTCATCGATCTAACACCATCGCGATTTGGTAAAATGTGTATTCCTGTTATGGATCTCGAAAACGGTTTGAGTTCCCAAAATATTAATATGGTAACATGTGGCGGTCAGGCCATAGCACCTATAGCAAAGGTGTTAATGGAAATACATCCGGAAATAAAGTATATAGAAGTTGTTGCAACAATTTCTTCAAAATCGGCTGGTCTTGGTACTCGAGCAAATATAGATGAATATACACAGACAACTAAAGATGCGATTGAGTATTATTCAGGGGTACCTCGCGCAAAAGCTATAATTATTTTAAATCCCGCAGAGCCACCGATTCGAATGCATAACACGATATATGTCGAAATTGATAATCCAAAACTGGAAGAAATTAAACATAGAGTTACGGAGGTTGCTTCTCGTATAAAAAAATATGTATCAGGATATGTTATTGCTTTGGAGCCGACTTATGAGAATGGACGTCTTACTATAATGATAGAAGTTGAAGGTCGGGGAGATTATTTGCCACCATATTCCGGAAATTTAGATATTATAACTTCTGCAGCGGTTCAGGTTGCTGAGGAACACGCGAGAAAGAAATATGCATGTATATGAAAAATCCACGCTTTTTTGACTCAACGTTACGGGACGGGTCGCATGCGGTGCGGCATCAAATTAGCGTTGCGACAATTAAAGATTACTGTGAAATAATTGATGGATCAGGTATATATGTGGTTATTGTAGGGCATGGTAACGGTCTGGGTGCCTCTACTTTGCAGGTTGGTCGATCTCTTCACTCTGATTCAGAGATAATTTCGACAGCTCGTGATGCTCTTCATAGCACAAAACTCGGTGTGTTTATGATTCCTGGATTTGGGACAATAAAGGATGATCTGGCTCCTGCGCTGGATGCCGGAGTCGATTTGGTCTGTATTGGCGTTCATTGCACTGAAGCCGATGTGACTCAGCAATATGTTGAATATGTGAATAGTAGAGGAAAGGAAGCCATTGGCGTACTTATGATGTATCATAGAGCGTCAAAAGAGCGGTTGCTGGAAGAAGCACAAAAGATGCAGCAATATGGTGCGCATGGCGTGCTACTGATGGATTCTGCTGGTTCGTCTACTGCCGATTTGGTAAGGCAAACAATCGAATATCTTGTTCGTAATCTACAAATTCCCGTGGGATTCCATGGGCATAATAATCTGGGTATGGCGGTGGCAAATTCGTACTATGCCTTAAAGTCGGGTGCGGCGTTTATTGATGGTACTACGCTGGGGTTTGGGGCTGGTGCGGGGAATTGTCAGCTTGATGCCTTAATTGCATTATTACAAAAGAATAAGATAGATGTCGGTGTTTCATTATATAAACTATTGGATGCGGGAGAAAAAACAATAAAACCTATTATGGTAAAACCGCAAGGAATTGATGCTACGAGTATTGTGAGCGGATTGGCGGGTGTGTTTTCCGGTTTTGCACCGCATGTTAATCGAATAGCAATGGAATTTGGTGTAGACCCAAGAGATATATTTGTGGAACTTGGTAAAAGAAATGTTGTTGCTGGTCAGGAAGATATTATTGTTGACGTTGCAGTGGAGTTATCTAATAAAAAATGAAAGTTGCTGATTACATAATTGATTTTTTTGAGAAAAAAGGCGTTACAAATGCGTTTGTGGTTGTTGGTGGTCAGGCAATGTTTCTTGATGATGCGGTGTATAGGAGTAAGAAAATTAAGCCGATTTTCACTCATCACGAACAGGCAGCTGGCATGGCTGCTGATGCATGTAGTCGGTTAAAAAACAAGCCCGCCATTGCTTTAGTTACAGCTGGTCCCGGAGCTATAAATGTAGTAAATGGTGTGATTGGTGGATGGGTTGATTCTTCACCCATGATTATTTTATCAGGACAAACAAATTTATCTTTTATCAAATATCAAGAGGAGTCTGGTATTCGGCAGTTTGGTGTGCAGGGTATCAATGTAAGGCCGTTAGTCGAACGATCAGTTAAATTTTTTGTTACCGTCGATGATCCGAAGAAAATTTTATATTATTTACAAAAGGCATATTATCTTGCCACAAGCGGCAGACCCGGACCTGTATGGTTAGATGTACCATTAAATATTCAGGGAGCGCCTGTACCCGATGGTCCTTTATTAGAATTTACGGAACAAGTAGATGACGATATCCCGCAGGATATAAACGAAAAACTGAAAGATGCAATGCATTTATTACAGTATGCTAAACGGCCACTTATTTTAGTTGGGCAGGGCGTACGACTTGGTAATGCTATAGAAGAACTTAATATGTTTATAGACCGTGTTCGTTTGCCGGTCCTTACGGCCCGTTTAGCAATAGATGTAATACAAAGCAATCATCCGTTATATGTGGGTAGACCTGGTACTTATGGAGAGCGGGCGGCAAATTTTGCCATTCAGAATGCTGATGTAATTTTATCGGTGGGATGTCGGCTCGGCACATCGTTAATTGGTCATGATGCAAAGGATTTTGGGAGAAATGCAAAAAAGATTGTCATAGATATAGATCAAAAAGAGTTAGATAAACCGGGAGTTGATATTGCCGTAAAAATACGCACTACAGCTAAAGATTTTTTTCAGAAAGCGCTTGCGGAGTGTGAGGGTTTAAAATTGCCTGATTGGAAAGAATGGATTTCCATATGTAAAGAATGGAGAAAAACATATCCTGTTGTACTGTCTTCATATAAAGATGAAAAACCCGTTAATTCTTACTATTTTATAGATAGATTATCTGCCGTTGCTGAAAAGGATGATTGGGTTTTGGTTGATACGGGATCTTGTTTTCATGTGGCATCTCAAGCATGGAGCGTAAAAGATGGTCAGCGATTTTTAACGACGGGGGGAATTTCCACTATGGGGTATTGGGTTGCAGGAATTGGTGCTTGCATGGCTCGTGATAAAAAACGGGTAATCGTAATAACAGGAGATGGAAGTTTGCAAATGAATCTTCAAGAATTTGCGACAGTCAAGCAGAATGAATTACCGTTAAAGGTGTTTATATTTAATAATAACGGCTATTTACTAATGCGGATTATGCAGACCAATTTTATGGACAAGCGATTTATGGGTGAAAGCCCGAAAACTGGTTTATGGTGCCCTGATTCATTGAAAATTGCCGAAGCATACGGTATACGGGGAATAAGAATAGATTCGACTAAGGGGATTGATGAAAAAATTAAAGAGATTCTTGATTATCCAGGTCCGGTCATTTGTGATGTGATGACACCTGATTGGCAGATTTTAGCGCCCCGCACGATGTCTGATAAGACGCCTGAAGGAAAGTTGGTGGCGCGGCCATATGAAGATATGTATCCGTTTTTAGATCGTGATGAACTGAAACGGCAGATGATTGCGGAGTTACCGGATGCATAGTAGTTATGAATATGAAGATATTACTTTTGGGTGGTTCCGGATTTATCGGAAGGAACATTATCGAATTATTGGGTGAGAAATACGATATCACAGCGCCAACACATCGGGAGTTGGATCTTTTAAATGCGGATGCTGTACAATCATTTTTGAATAAAAAAAGATACGATAGAGTAATTTATGCGGTGAACGTGGGAGGGAAGCGTAACCAAAAGGCACTTACCGGCGTGTATGATGCAAATTACCGTATGTTTTTGAATGTCGCAGAACAGGGTGAGCGGTTCGGACGCATGATTTTTTTAGGTTCTGGGGCGGAATATGGAAAACAGCGTGATATTGTTATGATAAAAGAGGAAGATTTTGGTACCATTCAGCCTCTTGATGATTATGGTAGATCAAAATATTCTATTTCGGAATATATTAATGAACATGAAAATATAATCAATTTGCGGTGTTTCGCAGTTTTTGGAAAGTACGAGGATTATAAGGTTCGCTTTATTTCGAATGCGATTTGCCGCGCTTTGTTTGGATTACCGATTACTATGCATAGGAATGTGAAATTTGACTATCTGTATATTCTTGACTTGGTAAAAATCATAGAATATTTTATTGTCAATCAACCCATGTTAATATTTTATAATGTGGGTTTTGGAAAACCTATTGAGCTTACGGAACTTGCCCAAATAGTAAAACAAGCAACATTGAACGACGCGCGAATTGAGATAGAGCAGCTAGGGTATAGTAATGAGTATACGTGTGATACAAGTCAACTGAAAGCGGAAATAGGAGATATGGCGCTCACTTCGTATGAACAAGCGATTAGTGAAATGATCGAATACTATAAGAACATTCTTCCTATTATGCAATATAAAGACTTGGAAGAATAATATTTATATATGCATTTTTATGAGTATCAGGGAAAAGAGTTATTTGATGCATATCGTATACCTGCACCGCGTGGCGTGCTGGTGCGGGATGCGGAGGACGTAATTCCATTTTCGGGTCCGTATGTAGTCAAAGCACAGGTTCTTTTTGGAAGCCGAAAAGACGCCGGCGGTATTCTTTTTGCTTCTACGGCAAGCGCGGCAAAAGAACATGTGCGTACGCTTTTGGGAAAAAACCTCCAGGGAGAATATGTTGCTAGTGTGTTGATAGAAGAAAAAGTTCAATCGCCGATTGAATATTATACCTCCTTTAGTTATGATACTGTTACGCGTGGACCCATTCTTATGCTTTCTTTGCGAGGCGGATCTCACTTAACGGAGACCGTTACATTTCCTGTTGATCCTACCTTATCAAAAGATTCAATCATACTTTTTTTAAAGAAGGCACTCTTCCGAAGCGGCTTTTCTTCTTTGGATATTGCTCCATTGACCGTCTTTATTTCGCGTCTCTGGGAATTATTTGTTAATGAGCACGCCCTCTTGGTTGAAATTAATCCTATTTTAAAAATATCTTCAAATCAATTTGTTGCAGGAGATGCAAAAATAATATTAGATAATGAAAAGGTAAAACCGAATGAGCGACCTTTTTATAATTTAAAGGGAGATATAGCCATATTGGCGTCCGGCGGAGGTGCGTCACTTCTTAATATAGATACCCTCATGGCATACGGTGGTAAGCCGGCAAATTATACCGAGTATTCAGGAAATCCTCCTGCTGACATAGTTCGGGACCTTACTGTCCGTGTTCTTTCACAAAAAAACTTAAAAGGATGTTGGGTGGTCGGCGGTACGGCAAATTTTACGGATATATATGAAACCATGCGCGGCTTTTTAGATGGTTTGCGTTGTATTAAACCGCAACCGCAATACCCTATCGTAATTAGGCGCGACGGTCCGCGATTTAACGAAGCGGCAGCGATGTTGCGTGCGGCTGCGAAAGAAAATAAGTACAATCTTCATATTTTTGGAAGTGAAACGCCTATGTCTGAATCTGCCAATATTATGGTTGATTTGGCATATAAAAAGTAAATATGGCTATTCTAGTTACAGAAAAAACGAAAGTGCTTATCCAGGGGATTACGGGGAAAGAAGGATTAAAGGCGCTGGAAGGTATGCGTAATTACGGTACGGATGTTCTTGCCGGCGTTACTCCCGGAAAAGGGGGTGGGTATATTAGTAATGTGCCCGTGTATAATACGGTGCGCGAGGCGATGCAAGATCACCCGTCTATTAACGCAACATTATTGGTAATGCCAGCTCTGGCAGTGAAAGCCGCCGCATACGAAGCAATTCAGGAAAAAATACCGCTACTGAATATATTAACGGAACATGTTTCCGTCCGTGATACTGCGCTAATTATAGCGCAAGCCAGAAAAGATGGTGTGAACGTAATTGGTCCGTCTTCAGTTGGCATCATATCTCCGGGTATTGGTAAAATGGGAAGTATTGGCGGAGAAAATCCTGGGCGTATGTTCCGGCCGGGACCTGTTGGTATAATTTCAAAAAGCGGCGGTATGACTTCTGAAATTGCCATTACCTTAAATAGGTCTGGACTTGGCCAGAGCACAGTGCTTGGCATTGGCGGAGATCAATTAATTGGATTTGACTTTATAGATGCGATGAAATTGTTCGAGAAGGATGAGAAAACGCATGCAATAGTAATTTTTGGAGAAGTTGGCGGTACGTATGAGGAGCAGCTTGCAGAATTTATACAAAAAGAAAGATTTAAAAAACCCATTATAGCTATTATAGCGGGAAGATTTACTTCCGCATTTCCTTCTGGTACCGTATTTGGTCACGCGGGGACTATTGTTATGCGTAATCGTGGAGGATATGAATCAAAAGTGAGCGCCCTTCAAAAAGCAGGTGTTATGGTAGTAAATACCTTGGAGGAAATACCGTTATTGCTCAAAAAAAAGTTCTATGAGAGGATGGGATAATGAAATGGAGAACGGCAATTAGCACACAAAAAGACAAGGAATTATACGTACGCGGATCACGTCTTACGGATCTTATTAAGAAAGCAAGTTTTATCGAATCTATTTTTCTTATATTACGCGGGCAATTTC
This genomic interval from Candidatus Ryanbacteria bacterium CG10_big_fil_rev_8_21_14_0_10_43_42 contains the following:
- a CDS encoding acetaldehyde dehydrogenase (acetylating), whose amino-acid sequence is MSSKRVKCGIIGTGNIGMDLLFKVQRSEFLECSIFVGRNMESKGIRKAEEMGIRTSTDSIRAILNEPDICEVVFDATSARDHMVHAPLLSKLSMFVIDLTPSRFGKMCIPVMDLENGLSSQNINMVTCGGQAIAPIAKVLMEIHPEIKYIEVVATISSKSAGLGTRANIDEYTQTTKDAIEYYSGVPRAKAIIILNPAEPPIRMHNTIYVEIDNPKLEEIKHRVTEVASRIKKYVSGYVIALEPTYENGRLTIMIEVEGRGDYLPPYSGNLDIITSAAVQVAEEHARKKYACI
- a CDS encoding acetolactate synthase; protein product: MKVADYIIDFFEKKGVTNAFVVVGGQAMFLDDAVYRSKKIKPIFTHHEQAAGMAADACSRLKNKPAIALVTAGPGAINVVNGVIGGWVDSSPMIILSGQTNLSFIKYQEESGIRQFGVQGINVRPLVERSVKFFVTVDDPKKILYYLQKAYYLATSGRPGPVWLDVPLNIQGAPVPDGPLLEFTEQVDDDIPQDINEKLKDAMHLLQYAKRPLILVGQGVRLGNAIEELNMFIDRVRLPVLTARLAIDVIQSNHPLYVGRPGTYGERAANFAIQNADVILSVGCRLGTSLIGHDAKDFGRNAKKIVIDIDQKELDKPGVDIAVKIRTTAKDFFQKALAECEGLKLPDWKEWISICKEWRKTYPVVLSSYKDEKPVNSYYFIDRLSAVAEKDDWVLVDTGSCFHVASQAWSVKDGQRFLTTGGISTMGYWVAGIGACMARDKKRVIVITGDGSLQMNLQEFATVKQNELPLKVFIFNNNGYLLMRIMQTNFMDKRFMGESPKTGLWCPDSLKIAEAYGIRGIRIDSTKGIDEKIKEILDYPGPVICDVMTPDWQILAPRTMSDKTPEGKLVARPYEDMYPFLDRDELKRQMIAELPDA
- a CDS encoding NarL family transcriptional regulator translates to MKVPYAKSVHGKPEIDAVVCVLKGNTALGAYTHAFEDKIAKLFGKKYGIMVNSGSSANLLAVEFMDLPKGSEVITPLLTFATVVAPLVQKGLIPVFVDVEPGTYLINIDQVERAITKKTRALFIPSLLGNVPDLHRLRRIANKHNLILVEDSCDTLGATLGKKPTGIHSHITTTSFYGSHIINGAGGGGMVMVNDRVWRDRAIVFRGWGRSSSLFGEKKESEDIRKRFNVSLGNITYDTKFIFGEMGYNFLPLEVSAAFALEQLKRLKDFSRLRNDHYARLRKFFTGYEHCFTLPETTPDVRTNWLAFPLTIKKGTPFTRRDITTHLEKNGIQTRPIFTGNILMHPGFKNIPHKKAEKAYPVTEHIMKNAFLVGCHQGLTDKELAYMEKTFQAFLRRYE
- the dmpG gene encoding 4-hydroxy-2-oxovalerate aldolase produces the protein MKNPRFFDSTLRDGSHAVRHQISVATIKDYCEIIDGSGIYVVIVGHGNGLGASTLQVGRSLHSDSEIISTARDALHSTKLGVFMIPGFGTIKDDLAPALDAGVDLVCIGVHCTEADVTQQYVEYVNSRGKEAIGVLMMYHRASKERLLEEAQKMQQYGAHGVLLMDSAGSSTADLVRQTIEYLVRNLQIPVGFHGHNNLGMAVANSYYALKSGAAFIDGTTLGFGAGAGNCQLDALIALLQKNKIDVGVSLYKLLDAGEKTIKPIMVKPQGIDATSIVSGLAGVFSGFAPHVNRIAMEFGVDPRDIFVELGKRNVVAGQEDIIVDVAVELSNKK
- a CDS encoding succinate--CoA ligase subunit alpha, encoding MAILVTEKTKVLIQGITGKEGLKALEGMRNYGTDVLAGVTPGKGGGYISNVPVYNTVREAMQDHPSINATLLVMPALAVKAAAYEAIQEKIPLLNILTEHVSVRDTALIIAQARKDGVNVIGPSSVGIISPGIGKMGSIGGENPGRMFRPGPVGIISKSGGMTSEIAITLNRSGLGQSTVLGIGGDQLIGFDFIDAMKLFEKDEKTHAIVIFGEVGGTYEEQLAEFIQKERFKKPIIAIIAGRFTSAFPSGTVFGHAGTIVMRNRGGYESKVSALQKAGVMVVNTLEEIPLLLKKKFYERMG
- a CDS encoding glycosyltransferase is translated as MSEKIDKKISVVIPCYNEESNLPELYTRVTEVLASLAVQYEIIFTDNKSTDTTRKLLRDLAERDKHVKVLFFARNFGNSQYGYSAGSAYATGDVVIWMEADLQDPPEVIREFIKKWQEGFQIVYGVRSQTEGSFFSQLLRHAFYKVFKKLSYLDIPVDAGDFSLLDRKVIDIFNTMPERSRLVRGMRAWIGFQCAGVAYKRKKRAGGMTSNPNFIKNLWWAKKLIFSFSETPLTFITNITLWLVIMIPFFIIFMVLLVYIEIISWIMAFAFIVIMVILTLQTIALSFLGESMNIMFEEVKQRPLYVIEEKINF
- a CDS encoding epimerase, with the protein product MNMKILLLGGSGFIGRNIIELLGEKYDITAPTHRELDLLNADAVQSFLNKKRYDRVIYAVNVGGKRNQKALTGVYDANYRMFLNVAEQGERFGRMIFLGSGAEYGKQRDIVMIKEEDFGTIQPLDDYGRSKYSISEYINEHENIINLRCFAVFGKYEDYKVRFISNAICRALFGLPITMHRNVKFDYLYILDLVKIIEYFIVNQPMLIFYNVGFGKPIELTELAQIVKQATLNDARIEIEQLGYSNEYTCDTSQLKAEIGDMALTSYEQAISEMIEYYKNILPIMQYKDLEE